A single region of the Pieris rapae chromosome 21, ilPieRapa1.1, whole genome shotgun sequence genome encodes:
- the LOC110993940 gene encoding glutathione S-transferase 2-like, translating into MPNVKLYYFPLKALGESVRLLLSYGGQDFEDIRVSEEDWPAFKPSTPFGQMPVLEIDGKPYAQSFAISRYLGRKYGLSGANAEEDLEIDQNVDFVNDIRAKAAAVEYETDAELKAKKHADFTKNVYPALLEKLDEIIKKNNGHIAAGKLTWADFVFAGMFDYLKVMFRTPELEKKYPSFQQVVDAVYSLPKLQAYLKQAPETKF; encoded by the exons ATGCCTAATGTCAAGCTCTACTACTTCCCGCTGAAGGCTCTCGGTGAGAGTGTTCGTCTTCTCCTCTCCTATGGTGGCCAGGACTTTGAAGACATCAGAGTCTCCGAGGAGGACTGGCCTGCGTTTAAGccat CGACACCTTTTGGTCAGATGCCGGTACTAGAGATCGATGGTAAGCCTTACGCACAGAGCTTTGCCATCTCCCGGTACCTGGGCCGCAAGTACGGCCTCTCCGGAGCCAATGCTGAAGAGGATCTGGAGATCGACCAGAATGTCGACTTCGTTAATGATATCCGTGCGA aGGCCGCTGCCGTCGAATACGAAACCGACGCGGAATTGAAGGCTAAAAAGCACGCGGATTTCACTAAGAACGTCTACCCGGCGTTGCTTGAGAAACTCGACGAGATCATCAAGAAGAACAATGGACACATTGCTGCTGGCaag cTCACCTGGGCAGACTTTGTGTTCGCTGGAATGTTTGACTACTTAAAAGTAATGTTCCGAACTCCAGAACTCGAAAAGAAATACCCAAGCTTCCAACAAGTGGTTGACGCGGTGTACTCTCTGCCCAAACTCCAGGCCTACCTCAAACAAGCAcctgaaacaaaattttaa